A DNA window from Falco naumanni isolate bFalNau1 chromosome Z, bFalNau1.pat, whole genome shotgun sequence contains the following coding sequences:
- the MLANA gene encoding melanoma antigen recognized by T-cells 1, which produces MPRRNHHADDNFFRGKGHSYIAAEEALGVGLFILVLAILLIFGCWYYKRRSGYKGLRNKSSSVGTIRTVVGEGTILDCKMALQEYRSFNSVVPDAPPAYEKIAADLSPPPYSP; this is translated from the exons ATGCCCAGGAGAAACCACCACGCAGATGACAACTTTTTCAGAGGGAAAGGACACAGCTATATTGCAGCAGAAGA AGCTCTGGGTGTTGGACTCTTCATTTTGGTCCTGGCAATTTTACTTATCTTTGGCTGCTGGTATTACAAAAGACGTAGTGGCTATAAAGGTCTGCGG AAT AAAAGCTCTAGCGTGGGTACAATACGAACCGTCGTAGGTGAAGGAACAATACTGGACTGCAAAATGGCTCTGCAGGAGTACAGAAGCTTTAATTCTGTG GTACCTGATGCTCCACCAGCTTATGAAAAAATTGCTGCAGATCTGTCACCACCACCTTATTCACCATAA